Proteins encoded together in one Prochlorococcus marinus str. MIT 9211 window:
- a CDS encoding DUF4278 domain-containing protein, which produces MTLTYRGHKYEQHKEAAQKERILLTYRGKHYQR; this is translated from the coding sequence ATGACTCTTACCTATCGTGGTCACAAGTATGAGCAGCATAAAGAGGCTGCTCAAAAGGAACGTATTTTACTTACCTATCGTGGCAAGCATTATCAGCGCTAA
- a CDS encoding chlorophyll a/b binding light-harvesting protein, with product MQTYGNPDVTYGWWVGNSVVTNRAGRFIGSHVGHTGIICFATGASCLWELSRFDSSIPMGHQSSIYLSHLASLGIGFDEAGVWTGAGVATIAIFHLIFSLVYGGAGLLHSLLFDPDLQSGPIGRVDKFKLEWDSPDNLTFILGHHLIFLGVANIWFVEWARVHGIYDPAVEAVRTVFPGYGDFGMVWGHQFDFLKIDSLEDVMSGHAFLAFLQISGGAFHIATRQIGEYTKFKGQGLLSAEAVLSWSLAGLFLMGLVAAFWAAGNTTVYPTEWYGEPLELKFGISPYWVDTGDVSDCKYFFGHTTRAALVNVQYYFAFFCLQGHLWHALRALGFDFRRIAQAIGGLTESTAS from the coding sequence ATGCAGACCTACGGAAACCCAGATGTCACCTATGGGTGGTGGGTTGGTAATTCTGTAGTCACCAACAGGGCAGGTCGATTTATCGGCTCTCATGTTGGACATACAGGAATTATTTGCTTCGCAACTGGTGCAAGTTGTCTTTGGGAGCTTTCCCGTTTTGATTCTTCAATCCCTATGGGGCATCAAAGCTCTATATATCTTTCCCATTTAGCTTCTCTAGGCATTGGCTTTGACGAAGCTGGTGTATGGACAGGAGCAGGAGTTGCCACAATCGCAATTTTCCATCTGATCTTCTCCTTGGTCTATGGCGGTGCTGGGCTTCTTCACTCATTACTTTTCGATCCAGATCTACAAAGTGGACCGATTGGTCGAGTTGATAAGTTTAAGCTTGAATGGGACAGCCCTGACAATCTCACTTTCATTCTTGGTCATCATTTGATCTTCTTAGGTGTTGCAAATATCTGGTTCGTTGAATGGGCCAGAGTTCATGGCATCTATGACCCCGCCGTTGAAGCTGTTCGCACAGTTTTCCCTGGTTATGGGGATTTCGGAATGGTTTGGGGCCACCAATTTGACTTCCTTAAGATAGACAGTCTTGAAGACGTAATGAGTGGTCACGCATTCTTAGCTTTCTTACAGATCAGTGGTGGTGCTTTCCATATAGCAACTCGGCAAATTGGTGAATACACCAAATTTAAAGGCCAGGGTTTGCTTTCAGCAGAAGCAGTACTTTCTTGGTCATTAGCTGGCCTTTTCTTGATGGGCTTAGTTGCAGCGTTTTGGGCTGCTGGAAACACAACTGTCTATCCCACTGAATGGTATGGAGAACCTTTAGAGCTTAAGTTCGGCATTTCTCCTTATTGGGTAGATACAGGAGATGTTTCTGACTGCAAATACTTTTTTGGACACACAACTAGGGCAGCTCTAGTCAATGTTCAATATTATTTTGCTTTCTTCTGCTTACAAGGCCATTTATGGCATGCTCTAAGAGCATTGGGCTTTGATTTCAGAAGGATTGCTCAGGCAATAGGTGGTTTGACAGAGTCAACTGCTTCTTAG
- a CDS encoding DUF1499 domain-containing protein, with translation MPLTNKGTLSQCIIKTNCVLTEWELEDVNVKYKHLIGLASSLPRTTIVKQEKNYWHGICRSLIFRFPDDLEILNLSTKMATIQKKGIIQIRSASRYGASDLGVNKNRINNLYKKLMELS, from the coding sequence ATGCCTTTAACAAACAAAGGGACTCTATCCCAATGCATTATTAAAACAAACTGCGTGCTAACAGAGTGGGAGCTAGAAGATGTAAATGTTAAGTATAAACACTTAATAGGTTTAGCATCATCGCTACCAAGAACAACAATTGTCAAGCAAGAAAAAAATTATTGGCATGGTATTTGCAGAAGTTTAATTTTTCGTTTCCCTGACGACTTGGAGATCCTCAACTTAAGTACAAAGATGGCAACCATTCAGAAAAAAGGGATCATTCAAATCAGGTCTGCATCAAGATATGGTGCTTCAGATCTTGGCGTGAACAAAAATAGAATTAATAATCTATATAAAAAATTAATGGAGCTGAGTTAG
- a CDS encoding high light inducible protein, producing the protein MTSSTQITTESGNRQNVFPVEAQPELLENYPGYIEDAEKANGRWAMIGFIAMLGAYITSGQIIPGIF; encoded by the coding sequence ATGACATCATCCACTCAAATAACAACTGAATCAGGCAATCGTCAGAATGTATTCCCTGTCGAAGCCCAACCTGAATTACTAGAAAACTATCCTGGTTATATAGAAGACGCAGAAAAGGCAAATGGCAGATGGGCAATGATTGGATTTATTGCAATGCTAGGGGCCTATATAACCAGTGGGCAAATAATTCCAGGGATATTCTAA
- a CDS encoding chlorophyll a/b binding light-harvesting protein: protein MQTYGNPDVTYGWWAGNSGVTNRSGKFIAAHAAHTGLIAFGCGAATLVELAGFDASLPMGHQSSLFLAHLASVGIGFNDAGVWTGVGVANIAILHLILSMVYGGGGLLHSVYFTGDMQQSEVPQARKFKLEWDNPDNQTFILGHHLLFFGVANIWFVEWARIHGIYDPAIDAIRQVNYNLDLTQIWNHQFDFLAIDSLEDVMGGHAFLAFFQLGGGAFHIATKQIGTYTKFKGKGLLSAEAILSWSLAGIGWMACVAAFWAATNTTVYPEAWYGEVLQFKFGVAPYWIDTVPGGTAFWGHTTRAALVNVHYYFGFFFIQGHLWHALRAMGFDFKRLRDTNGPFGVPRTL from the coding sequence ATGCAGACCTACGGAAACCCAGATGTCACCTACGGGTGGTGGGCTGGTAATTCTGGAGTCACCAACCGCTCAGGCAAATTCATTGCTGCTCATGCAGCTCATACTGGACTTATTGCCTTTGGGTGCGGTGCAGCCACACTTGTCGAACTAGCTGGCTTTGACGCTTCCCTGCCAATGGGACATCAAAGCTCTCTCTTTCTTGCTCACTTAGCATCAGTCGGCATTGGTTTCAATGATGCTGGAGTTTGGACAGGTGTAGGTGTGGCAAATATTGCAATACTTCACTTGATTCTCTCCATGGTTTATGGGGGAGGAGGACTTTTGCACTCTGTTTATTTCACAGGAGATATGCAGCAGTCAGAAGTACCACAAGCTCGAAAATTTAAATTGGAATGGGATAACCCAGACAACCAAACTTTTATTCTTGGTCACCATTTGCTTTTCTTTGGTGTTGCGAATATTTGGTTTGTTGAATGGGCCAGGATCCATGGAATTTATGATCCTGCTATTGATGCAATACGCCAAGTCAACTACAACCTTGACCTTACCCAGATTTGGAACCATCAATTTGATTTTCTAGCTATTGATAGCCTTGAGGATGTAATGGGTGGACATGCCTTCTTAGCTTTCTTCCAGCTCGGAGGAGGTGCTTTCCATATAGCAACAAAGCAAATTGGCACTTATACAAAATTCAAAGGCAAAGGTTTACTGTCCGCTGAAGCAATACTTTCTTGGTCACTAGCAGGTATTGGCTGGATGGCATGTGTTGCTGCTTTCTGGGCTGCAACAAACACAACTGTTTATCCAGAAGCTTGGTATGGAGAAGTTCTTCAGTTTAAATTTGGAGTAGCTCCTTATTGGATAGACACAGTTCCTGGAGGAACTGCGTTCTGGGGCCATACCACTAGGGCTGCTTTGGTTAATGTGCATTACTACTTTGGATTTTTCTTTATTCAAGGACATTTATGGCATGCATTAAGAGCTATGGGCTTTGACTTCAAGCGATTGAGAGATACAAATGGTCCTTTCGGAGTTCCAAGGACTCTTTAA
- a CDS encoding high light inducible protein: MTPEAEKFNGWAAMVGFVAAFGAYATTGQIIPGIF; the protein is encoded by the coding sequence ATGACACCTGAAGCTGAAAAGTTCAATGGTTGGGCTGCAATGGTTGGCTTTGTCGCTGCATTTGGAGCATATGCAACAACTGGACAAATCATCCCAGGAATTTTCTAA